In Thalassotalea fonticola, a single genomic region encodes these proteins:
- a CDS encoding NAD/FAD-utilizing enzyme: MVRHYYLSNDLDELEDVENELLKEGFTTPQMHVLSENDAEVQKHHLHEVESVLKKDVVHSTEVGALVGLAGAALVLITAYLLEWTNGAAGWMPFIFLAVVVLGFCTWEGGFIGIQRPNVEFVRFQKMLAEGNHIFFVDAEPEQEPLLKRLMKHHPNLVVEGLGEATPSWVVRGQDKYHDFMKTMP, translated from the coding sequence ATGGTACGCCATTATTATTTAAGCAATGATTTGGATGAATTAGAAGACGTTGAAAACGAGCTTCTAAAAGAGGGATTTACCACACCGCAAATGCACGTATTAAGTGAAAATGATGCGGAAGTACAAAAACACCATCTACATGAAGTAGAGTCGGTATTAAAAAAAGATGTGGTCCATTCGACTGAAGTTGGCGCTTTAGTTGGCTTAGCTGGGGCTGCATTAGTTTTAATTACGGCATATTTACTCGAGTGGACAAATGGCGCAGCTGGATGGATGCCTTTCATATTCTTAGCTGTAGTTGTATTAGGCTTTTGTACTTGGGAAGGTGGATTTATAGGTATTCAACGTCCTAATGTTGAGTTTGTCCGTTTCCAAAAAATGTTGGCTGAAGGTAATCATATATTTTTTGTTGATGCTGAACCTGAGCAAGAACCGCTGCTAAAAAGATTGATGAAACATCATCCAAATTTAGTGGTTGAAGGACTTGGGGAAGCCACACCATCATGGGTGGTTAGAGGCCAAGACAAGTATCATGACTTTATGAAAACCATGCCATAA
- a CDS encoding SCO family protein — protein sequence MNTLSKQHFALFGLVILLTITHLIYLSSQPSKQTLIPPKISGTILINPYKIIPFTLIDQNNKIFNNQKLTGNWHLVSYGYLHCPDVCPTTLILLSRIKEKLTKNSYSLNYLFYSVDPTRDRPNNLKQYLSFFDDEFIGLTHEDTSELNNDFANNLGIKADIKTITDNSIVQIKVSHGVHLFLINPEGKLVAVFNPQENFNDINNSIPTFNQAWLYKDITATIDYLNLKSNS from the coding sequence ATGAACACATTATCAAAACAGCACTTTGCACTATTTGGATTAGTTATTTTATTGACGATAACTCATTTAATTTATCTTAGCAGCCAACCGTCTAAACAAACGCTCATACCGCCCAAGATCAGCGGTACAATATTAATTAATCCGTATAAGATCATACCCTTTACCCTTATCGACCAAAATAACAAAATATTTAACAATCAAAAATTAACGGGCAATTGGCATTTAGTCAGTTATGGCTATTTGCATTGCCCAGACGTTTGTCCTACAACCTTAATTCTATTAAGCCGTATTAAAGAAAAATTAACTAAGAACTCATATTCTTTGAATTATTTGTTTTACAGTGTTGATCCAACAAGAGACCGACCGAATAACTTAAAACAATATTTAAGCTTTTTTGACGATGAATTTATTGGTTTAACCCATGAAGATACTTCTGAACTCAATAATGATTTTGCTAATAATTTAGGTATTAAAGCCGATATAAAAACCATAACTGATAATTCCATTGTCCAAATAAAAGTTAGCCATGGGGTGCATTTATTTTTAATTAATCCTGAAGGTAAGCTCGTTGCAGTTTTTAATCCTCAAGAAAATTTTAATGATATTAACAACTCAATACCAACGTTTAATCAAGCATGGTTATATAAAGATATTACCGCAACAATTGATTATTTAAATTTAAAATCGAACAGTTGA
- the pepE gene encoding dipeptidase PepE, with protein MNKNLLLLSSSRVGDTEYLQHAKEMINEHLGEARELVFVPYAGVTVNYDQYTQMVQTALTDLNIKVIGLHTFTDQVAAINNAQAVAIGGGNTFHLLHQLYEHNLVEPLRAKTDKGMPYIGWSAGSNVAGSTIRTTNDMPIIQPKSFDALALIPVQLNPHYTDYNPPGHNGETREQRLAEFMVLNPTTHIAAIVEGTALKVTDNSMTLIGGAQGYLFLNGKKDIIAADADISFLL; from the coding sequence ATGAATAAAAACCTTTTATTGTTAAGTAGTTCAAGAGTTGGCGATACTGAATATTTACAGCACGCTAAAGAAATGATCAATGAACACCTTGGCGAAGCTCGAGAATTAGTTTTTGTTCCCTATGCTGGCGTTACTGTCAACTACGACCAATATACCCAAATGGTGCAAACCGCCCTAACCGATTTAAACATCAAAGTTATTGGTTTGCATACTTTTACCGACCAAGTAGCCGCTATAAACAATGCACAAGCCGTGGCCATTGGTGGTGGTAATACCTTTCATTTATTACATCAGCTTTATGAACATAACCTTGTAGAGCCACTAAGAGCAAAAACTGACAAAGGCATGCCTTATATCGGTTGGAGTGCTGGTTCAAATGTAGCGGGAAGTACCATCAGAACAACCAATGATATGCCAATAATACAGCCGAAAAGTTTTGATGCACTGGCGTTAATTCCTGTGCAATTGAACCCACACTATACCGACTACAATCCTCCGGGTCATAATGGTGAAACCAGAGAGCAACGCCTTGCTGAGTTTATGGTGTTAAATCCAACCACTCATATTGCCGCAATCGTTGAAGGTACAGCGTTAAAAGTTACAGACAATAGTATGACCCTTATTGGTGGTGCACAGGGTTATTTATTCTTAAATGGTAAAAAAGACATTATCGCAGCAGATGCGGACATTAGTTTCTTGCTTTAG
- the bioD gene encoding dethiobiotin synthase, with product MNKYFITATDTDAGKTLVATAITAGFVANNNKVAVFKPVSAGCELIDGNLVNQDAKLLQGQSNCQQSIQNINPIAFAEPIAPHIAAFKANSAIQTDLISAYFNDVMQINADVIITEGAGGWRLPLGNGDFLSDFVKQQQLDVILVVGMKLGCLNHAILTYESILNDGVNVVGWVANHPVHMQYLEENIELLQSTFKAPLLGRLGFISDIEQAINSIDLELL from the coding sequence ATGAATAAATACTTTATAACAGCAACGGACACTGATGCAGGAAAAACTTTAGTTGCAACAGCAATTACCGCTGGTTTTGTTGCCAATAATAACAAAGTAGCAGTATTTAAGCCTGTTTCTGCAGGTTGTGAGTTAATAGACGGCAATTTAGTGAACCAAGATGCCAAGCTCTTACAAGGTCAGTCAAATTGTCAGCAATCAATTCAAAACATTAACCCTATTGCTTTTGCTGAACCAATAGCGCCACATATAGCGGCATTTAAAGCTAATAGTGCGATACAAACAGATTTGATCAGTGCTTATTTTAACGACGTTATGCAAATAAATGCAGATGTGATCATAACGGAAGGTGCTGGTGGCTGGCGCTTACCTTTAGGAAACGGAGATTTTTTATCCGACTTTGTTAAACAACAACAACTCGATGTGATTTTAGTTGTTGGCATGAAACTAGGCTGTTTAAACCATGCAATTTTAACTTATGAAAGCATACTTAATGATGGTGTGAATGTTGTCGGTTGGGTGGCAAATCATCCGGTGCATATGCAATACCTTGAAGAGAATATTGAATTACTGCAATCTACATTCAAAGCCCCTTTACTAGGCCGACTTGGTTTTATTAGTGATATAGAGCAAGCAATTAACTCTATAGATTTAGAGCTGCTGTAA
- the cyoE gene encoding heme o synthase → MVEKIVTLHKQFSLHGLAYFEMCKPKVVFMLLITAFVGMQLAPNETNDPALARLTTMFIAVIGIGLAASAAAIVNHLVDVNIDSKMVRTHKRPMVIGSVSSSKAKLLATLLTFTSMLLLINYINLLTAILTFAGLIGYAFIYSLYLKHTTPQNIVIGGLSGALPPLLGWTAMTNEVSINGLVLLAIIFFWTPAHFWALAIDRVDDYRKAKVPMLPVIKGVAYTKVCVIIYTLLTVLVSYIPVATGMSGAIYCVCATALGAWFIFSAIKLKCFPTPGCAIKCFYVSIYYLLGLFMALLVDHFWQVYIH, encoded by the coding sequence ATGGTTGAGAAGATAGTCACTTTGCATAAACAATTTTCCCTGCACGGCTTAGCTTATTTTGAAATGTGCAAACCAAAAGTGGTATTTATGTTGTTGATAACAGCATTCGTTGGCATGCAATTAGCACCTAATGAAACTAATGATCCTGCTCTAGCTCGCCTTACAACGATGTTTATTGCTGTAATAGGTATTGGTTTAGCTGCAAGTGCTGCCGCCATTGTCAATCATTTAGTCGACGTTAATATTGACAGCAAGATGGTGCGTACCCATAAACGTCCGATGGTTATAGGTAGTGTGAGTAGCAGTAAAGCTAAACTTCTAGCAACGCTATTAACATTTACTTCTATGCTGTTGCTTATTAATTATATTAATTTGCTTACCGCGATATTAACTTTTGCCGGGTTAATTGGATATGCGTTTATCTACAGCCTTTATTTAAAGCACACAACGCCACAAAACATCGTTATAGGCGGCCTGTCTGGAGCTTTACCACCTTTATTAGGCTGGACGGCAATGACCAATGAGGTAAGCATAAATGGGCTAGTACTATTGGCTATCATCTTTTTCTGGACTCCTGCTCATTTCTGGGCTTTAGCCATAGATAGAGTTGATGATTATAGAAAAGCCAAAGTGCCAATGTTACCGGTTATCAAGGGCGTTGCTTATACTAAAGTTTGTGTCATTATTTATACCTTATTAACAGTATTAGTCAGCTATATCCCGGTTGCAACAGGTATGAGTGGTGCTATTTATTGTGTTTGCGCTACAGCGCTAGGCGCTTGGTTCATATTTAGTGCAATAAAACTTAAATGTTTTCCTACCCCAGGCTGTGCCATCAAATGTTTTTATGTGTCGATATACTACCTATTAGGCCTTTTTATGGCCTTATTGGTTGATCATTTTTGGCAAGTCTATATTCATTAA
- a CDS encoding cytochrome c oxidase subunit I encodes MTHIAIADQIEEDHEPSGFIRKYIWSQDHKVIAIQYAVTAIFVGLIALVLSGMMRLQLGFPDSFSFIDPSSYLQFVTMHGMIMVIYLLTALLLGGFGNYLIPLMVGARDMVFPYLNMLSYWTYLLAVIILICSFFVTGGPTGAGWTLYPPQAILQGTPGADKGIILMLASLGVFIIAFTMGGLNYVTTVLQARTKGMTLMRMPLTIWGIFIATILGLLAFPALLVSAIMMLFDKLLGTSFFMPAIISLGESLQYTNGSPILFQHLFWFFGHPEVYIVALPAFGMVSDVIAVHARKNIFGYRMMVWAIVAIGGLSFVVWAHHMYVSGMNPYFGFFFATTTLIIAVPTALKVYNWVLTLWKGNIHLTVPMLFAIGFIFTFTHGGLTGLWLGNVVVDLPLSDTYFVVAHFHMVMGVSPVMVLFAAIYHWYPKITGRYFHNGLGKIHFWLTFLGTYAIYLPMHYLGFLGVPRRYFAMGETNFIPDSAASLNASITVSAIIVGVVQLIFLYNVIYSLKYGKKSPPNPWGATSLEWQTPDNPPKHGNWGEKLPVVHRWAYDFSVPGAAVDFLPQNLPDNEVKMLDNSTYVGQNPEQHGES; translated from the coding sequence ATGACACATATTGCGATTGCTGATCAAATAGAAGAAGACCATGAACCAAGTGGCTTTATTCGTAAGTACATTTGGAGCCAAGATCATAAAGTTATTGCCATACAATATGCCGTTACTGCCATATTTGTAGGCTTAATCGCACTCGTACTTTCAGGAATGATGCGCCTGCAATTAGGCTTTCCAGATAGTTTTTCTTTTATTGATCCAAGTTCATACCTACAGTTTGTCACTATGCATGGGATGATCATGGTGATTTATCTATTAACTGCATTACTGCTAGGCGGCTTCGGTAACTATTTGATCCCGTTAATGGTTGGTGCTCGCGACATGGTATTTCCCTATTTGAACATGCTCAGTTACTGGACCTATTTATTAGCGGTGATCATTCTTATTTGCAGCTTCTTTGTTACAGGCGGTCCTACAGGGGCTGGCTGGACTTTATATCCACCGCAAGCAATATTACAAGGAACCCCTGGGGCTGATAAAGGCATCATTTTGATGTTGGCATCTTTAGGTGTTTTTATCATCGCGTTTACGATGGGTGGTTTGAATTATGTTACTACGGTATTACAAGCAAGAACAAAAGGTATGACCTTAATGCGGATGCCCTTGACTATTTGGGGGATATTTATTGCCACTATTTTAGGCTTACTTGCGTTTCCGGCATTACTCGTTAGCGCCATTATGATGTTGTTTGATAAATTACTTGGCACCAGTTTCTTTATGCCCGCGATAATTTCGCTAGGAGAGTCATTGCAATACACCAATGGTAGTCCTATTTTATTCCAGCATTTATTCTGGTTCTTTGGGCATCCTGAGGTTTACATCGTTGCCCTACCAGCATTTGGAATGGTTTCAGACGTAATCGCTGTTCATGCTCGTAAAAACATATTTGGTTATCGAATGATGGTTTGGGCTATTGTCGCAATAGGCGGTTTAAGTTTCGTTGTATGGGCTCATCATATGTATGTGAGTGGAATGAACCCTTATTTTGGCTTCTTTTTTGCGACCACTACACTGATTATTGCCGTACCTACGGCACTTAAAGTTTATAATTGGGTTCTAACGCTCTGGAAAGGAAACATCCACCTAACGGTACCTATGCTATTCGCAATAGGCTTTATATTTACCTTCACCCACGGTGGTTTAACAGGGCTTTGGTTAGGAAACGTTGTAGTTGATTTACCTCTGTCTGATACCTATTTTGTTGTTGCTCACTTTCACATGGTTATGGGCGTATCGCCAGTAATGGTGTTATTTGCGGCCATTTATCATTGGTATCCAAAAATTACTGGTCGCTATTTTCATAATGGTCTAGGAAAGATCCATTTTTGGCTCACATTTTTAGGTACTTACGCAATATATTTACCGATGCACTATCTAGGATTTTTAGGGGTGCCGCGCCGCTATTTTGCTATGGGTGAAACTAACTTCATACCTGATTCTGCAGCATCGTTAAATGCCAGTATTACCGTGTCAGCAATAATCGTTGGCGTGGTGCAATTAATATTCTTATATAATGTAATTTACAGTTTAAAATATGGCAAAAAATCACCACCTAACCCATGGGGAGCAACAAGTTTAGAATGGCAAACCCCTGATAATCCACCAAAACATGGTAATTGGGGAGAAAAATTACCGGTTGTACATAGGTGGGCTTATGATTTTAGTGTGCCTGGTGCTGCGGTCGATTTCTTACCGCAAAACCTCCCCGATAATGAAGTAAAAATGCTCGACAACTCTACCTATGTAGGCCAAAACCCTGAACAGCATGGAGAAAGTTAA
- a CDS encoding type II toxin-antitoxin system HicB family antitoxin produces MRFPIVLLFNPETNDYKVTVPDMPGCSCRAKTMDIALNEIIAVIESHLSLLAEYSEDIPNASSFENHVSKMEFRGGVWAVVDIDITPFLGKSHKINVTLPELLIKKIDECVSSNPNYATRSGFLATAAINELKNS; encoded by the coding sequence ATGCGCTTTCCAATTGTTTTGTTATTTAATCCTGAAACTAATGACTACAAGGTCACCGTTCCAGACATGCCTGGTTGCAGCTGTAGAGCTAAAACTATGGATATCGCTTTGAATGAAATTATTGCGGTAATCGAGAGTCATCTGTCTTTATTGGCAGAGTACTCAGAAGACATTCCAAATGCTTCAAGCTTTGAAAATCATGTAAGTAAAATGGAATTTAGAGGCGGAGTGTGGGCGGTTGTAGATATTGATATAACCCCATTTTTAGGGAAGAGTCATAAAATTAATGTAACGCTACCTGAACTTCTAATTAAGAAAATTGACGAGTGTGTATCATCAAACCCTAACTATGCGACACGCTCAGGATTTTTAGCTACGGCAGCAATAAATGAATTAAAAAACAGTTAA
- a CDS encoding cytochrome C oxidase subunit IV family protein: MSQSSDQQQHPISLYLKIWGLLFVLSTLSYLVDYYQLEGILRWTLILVFMFLKAGLIIGIFMHVSWEKYSVKLLLFIPPIAVLIFIALMAIEADYTYLNRLTFSK, encoded by the coding sequence ATGAGTCAGTCAAGTGATCAACAACAACATCCAATTAGTCTCTATTTGAAAATATGGGGACTGTTGTTTGTTTTAAGTACCCTTTCATACCTTGTTGACTACTATCAATTAGAAGGGATTCTTCGTTGGACCTTAATATTAGTGTTCATGTTTTTAAAAGCTGGATTAATTATCGGAATATTCATGCACGTCAGTTGGGAAAAATATTCGGTAAAACTTTTACTCTTTATTCCTCCTATTGCTGTACTTATCTTTATTGCACTTATGGCGATAGAAGCAGATTACACCTATTTAAATCGTTTAACGTTTTCCAAGTAA
- a CDS encoding DUF3413 domain-containing protein gives MVTTENSSYSKRLLHLISWGHWFTFFNVGAAILIAVIFLHAEGIPETLIGKAYMLTNWFSHMAFLTFICFVLTVFPLTLLFPKTRFIRGAASFVFSFALCLLVIDGFTYAELGYHINTDSSSQIFALLKEKFQFGTLSLTTLNWIIFIAILLFQLVMSNYCWKHLKELQQLKAPKYLVGVFVSSFFISHIIHVWADADLEYSVLRQDTVLPFSYPSTAKTLLTKYGLFDRTDYVQRKNNPFSFTNKTPDYPELTEVCKNINTPQRSTFLVLNDKVLTEKQLNQFNQSSSVKGSNLLNYIDNASSHDAWFNLLYGLPTIYQEDMKAQQAEPMLFQQINAAQLTTSINVFASKDGNSDLPLWLSNLFTNQSQYEDISSFLFADKLNGLKPGLHVFYFSGQTDYQYELFVNALLLAQQQKDLKDIIWLSSLGNDLDKTTLTPKPALFIFAEKQSRAINELTSVMDVQSTLMRNWFNCRLDYKRYSNGHNIYRVNDDRLFANTAENGLLVIKKDKNLFIDQQGNFETYSTQLDTLISEDSDFPMLIDGVKLINSFSLQNKSIDQNKN, from the coding sequence ATGGTTACTACAGAAAATAGTTCATACAGTAAAAGGTTATTGCATCTTATTAGTTGGGGACATTGGTTTACCTTCTTTAATGTCGGTGCCGCAATTTTAATTGCTGTTATATTTCTTCATGCTGAAGGCATACCCGAAACATTAATTGGCAAAGCCTATATGCTAACCAATTGGTTTAGTCATATGGCTTTTTTAACTTTTATCTGTTTTGTTTTAACTGTATTTCCGCTTACTTTATTGTTCCCTAAAACAAGGTTTATTCGCGGCGCCGCATCGTTTGTCTTTAGTTTCGCCCTATGTTTATTGGTCATTGACGGTTTTACCTATGCTGAACTTGGTTATCATATAAATACCGACTCAAGCTCGCAGATATTTGCATTGTTAAAGGAAAAGTTTCAATTTGGAACGCTTTCTTTGACCACCTTAAATTGGATAATATTTATTGCCATTTTATTATTTCAATTAGTGATGAGTAATTATTGTTGGAAGCACCTTAAAGAATTACAGCAACTCAAAGCACCTAAATATTTGGTTGGTGTATTTGTTTCTTCTTTCTTTATTTCTCATATAATCCACGTGTGGGCCGATGCAGACCTTGAATACAGTGTATTAAGGCAAGACACTGTATTACCGTTCTCTTATCCTTCTACGGCAAAAACCCTGCTCACAAAATATGGTCTATTTGATCGTACAGATTATGTTCAACGCAAAAATAATCCTTTCTCATTTACCAATAAAACGCCTGATTACCCGGAACTTACAGAGGTATGCAAAAACATAAATACTCCACAACGTTCTACATTTTTAGTGTTAAATGATAAAGTTTTAACTGAAAAGCAACTCAACCAATTTAATCAAAGCTCAAGTGTAAAAGGTAGTAACTTACTAAATTACATCGACAATGCGAGTAGTCATGATGCTTGGTTTAACCTGCTCTATGGTCTTCCTACTATTTATCAAGAAGATATGAAAGCTCAGCAAGCTGAACCTATGTTGTTCCAGCAAATTAATGCTGCACAGTTAACTACGTCAATTAATGTTTTTGCCAGCAAAGACGGTAACTCAGATTTACCATTGTGGCTTTCGAATTTATTTACCAATCAAAGCCAATACGAAGATATATCGAGCTTTCTGTTTGCTGATAAATTAAATGGTTTAAAACCTGGCTTGCATGTTTTCTATTTTTCAGGTCAAACCGATTATCAATATGAACTGTTTGTAAATGCGTTATTACTAGCGCAGCAACAAAAAGATTTAAAAGATATCATCTGGCTAAGTTCTTTAGGTAACGATTTAGATAAAACTACATTAACACCAAAACCTGCTCTATTTATCTTCGCTGAAAAGCAAAGTCGAGCAATTAATGAATTAACGAGTGTTATGGATGTACAAAGTACTTTAATGCGAAATTGGTTTAATTGCCGTTTAGATTACAAGCGCTACAGTAACGGCCATAACATTTATCGAGTAAATGATGACCGATTATTTGCTAATACAGCTGAAAACGGTTTATTAGTGATTAAGAAAGATAAAAATTTATTTATCGATCAACAAGGAAATTTCGAAACTTATTCGACTCAACTCGATACATTAATTAGTGAAGATTCTGATTTTCCAATGCTTATCGATGGCGTAAAACTAATTAATTCATTTAGTTTACAAAACAAATCAATAGATCAGAACAAGAATTAA
- the coxB gene encoding cytochrome c oxidase subunit II, whose amino-acid sequence MAIAIVILILILATVIFHFLSPWWFTPLASNWSSIDGTIDITLWVTGIVFVLVNLFLAYAVYKFRHKKDQKADYEPENKKLETWLTIITTIGVAAMLAPGLVVWSEFVHVPEDAKEFEVVGQQWSWNYRFPGEDGLLGKIDNTVISAQNPFGIRPDDPNGQDDVLINSNEVHLPINQPVKVLQRSKDVLHNFAIPQFRVKMDLVPGITSYFWFTPTKLGTYDVLCQELCGIAHYLMRGKVVVQTEADFNIWLSKFPTFAESLQRPKGDVVAGKKHYQACVACHGVEGLGNEAMNAPKLAGLSSWYSKRQLQYFKHNVRGSSSEDTFGAQMAAMSATLPDDKAINDVSAYIQSLPNNKMKQRTEADSSKGKILYRNCSFCHGNNGEGNYALNAPRLAGQHDWYLKRQLLNFKNDIRGKHEGDLYGKQMVLMSRLLQNDDAIEQVLAYINQLQPINNEQNKAVLQE is encoded by the coding sequence ATGGCAATTGCGATTGTTATTCTTATACTCATACTAGCGACAGTAATTTTTCACTTCTTAAGCCCTTGGTGGTTTACTCCCCTCGCCTCTAACTGGAGCTCTATTGATGGCACCATAGATATAACTCTGTGGGTCACAGGTATTGTTTTTGTTTTAGTTAATTTATTTCTTGCTTACGCTGTTTATAAATTCCGTCACAAAAAAGATCAAAAAGCAGATTATGAGCCTGAAAATAAAAAACTAGAGACCTGGTTAACAATCATAACCACTATCGGCGTTGCCGCAATGCTTGCACCCGGTCTAGTTGTTTGGTCTGAATTTGTTCATGTACCAGAAGATGCAAAGGAATTTGAAGTTGTTGGTCAACAATGGAGTTGGAATTACAGATTTCCAGGTGAAGATGGCTTACTAGGTAAAATTGATAATACCGTTATTTCTGCTCAGAACCCTTTTGGTATTAGACCTGATGATCCTAATGGACAAGATGATGTGCTAATAAACTCTAACGAAGTTCATCTGCCAATAAACCAACCAGTCAAAGTTTTGCAACGTTCGAAAGACGTATTGCATAATTTTGCTATCCCGCAATTTCGGGTAAAAATGGATTTGGTACCGGGAATAACAAGTTATTTTTGGTTTACTCCAACAAAACTAGGAACTTATGATGTTCTTTGCCAAGAGTTATGTGGCATAGCTCATTACTTAATGCGCGGAAAAGTGGTTGTTCAAACTGAAGCTGACTTTAATATCTGGTTAAGCAAATTCCCAACCTTTGCTGAATCCTTACAACGGCCCAAAGGTGACGTAGTCGCTGGTAAAAAGCACTATCAAGCGTGCGTTGCTTGTCATGGCGTCGAAGGTTTAGGTAATGAAGCAATGAATGCTCCAAAACTCGCGGGTCTTTCTTCTTGGTACAGTAAGCGACAATTACAATATTTTAAGCACAATGTAAGAGGATCATCCTCAGAAGACACATTTGGTGCTCAGATGGCGGCCATGTCGGCAACTTTACCTGATGATAAAGCCATTAATGATGTTTCAGCATATATACAATCCTTACCTAACAATAAAATGAAACAGCGTACAGAAGCTGATAGTAGCAAAGGTAAAATTTTATACCGTAATTGCAGTTTTTGTCATGGCAATAATGGCGAAGGAAATTACGCATTGAATGCACCAAGGCTTGCCGGTCAACACGACTGGTATTTAAAACGTCAGTTGCTTAATTTTAAAAATGATATTCGTGGCAAACATGAAGGTGATCTTTACGGCAAACAAATGGTGCTTATGTCGCGTCTATTACAAAACGATGATGCAATTGAGCAGGTTTTAGCTTATATCAATCAACTGCAGCCAATAAATAACGAACAAAACAAAGCCGTTTTGCAAGAATAA
- a CDS encoding cytochrome c oxidase subunit 3, translating to MGLFNTLAEKPWQESSSGVGFAHLEENYTPGKTALKFFLAVVSVVFILFIITFLSRTQFSDFQALAGEPWLPLENSDQLMINTGVILFASIFLQLSVLLKNKVSANTRFSLICLAMVVSLLFIFGQWQVWQLLNNNGYYVNSNPANSFFYLLTGLHALHLIGGLIAMMRLLYVFYRNNNSSQFNRALQLATTYWHYLFFVWLALFTLLTSSTETFKTIAQICGF from the coding sequence ATGGGATTATTTAATACTCTAGCTGAAAAACCTTGGCAGGAAAGCTCGTCAGGTGTTGGTTTTGCCCACCTTGAAGAAAACTATACTCCCGGTAAAACTGCACTGAAATTCTTTCTTGCCGTTGTGTCTGTAGTATTTATCCTTTTTATCATTACCTTCTTGTCACGCACTCAATTTTCAGATTTTCAAGCGTTGGCTGGTGAGCCTTGGTTACCATTAGAAAATAGTGATCAACTAATGATAAATACGGGGGTTATTTTATTCGCCAGTATTTTTTTACAACTTTCAGTGCTACTTAAAAACAAGGTTTCTGCCAATACCAGGTTTAGCTTAATTTGTCTTGCTATGGTTGTCAGTTTGCTATTTATCTTTGGTCAGTGGCAAGTATGGCAACTACTAAACAACAATGGCTACTACGTTAACTCTAATCCTGCCAACAGCTTTTTTTATTTACTAACAGGTTTACATGCTCTACATCTAATAGGCGGGCTGATAGCAATGATGAGGCTGCTGTATGTATTTTATCGCAATAATAATTCATCACAATTTAATCGGGCGCTGCAATTAGCAACAACCTATTGGCACTACTTATTTTTTGTATGGTTAGCATTATTCACTTTACTAACCAGCTCTACTGAAACATTTAAAACGATAGCCCAAATTTGCGGCTTTTAG
- a CDS encoding heme-copper oxidase subunit III family protein: MANDDKHSKQTSSWQSAVADWSADKETFNMPWGKLMMWIFLLSDTFIFSIFLTSYMKVRMTTTVEWPSSSEVFALTIAGNHIPLVLIAIMTFILITSSGTMAMAVNFAYKGDKSKTFYLMIITAVLGASFVGMQAFEWTKLIVDEGIRPWGNPMGAAQFGSIFFMITGFHGLHVSCGVIYLAIVANKVRKGDYDKKGFHIVEITGLYWHFVDLVWVFIFAFFYLW; this comes from the coding sequence ATGGCAAATGATGACAAACACAGTAAACAAACAAGCTCTTGGCAAAGTGCTGTAGCTGACTGGTCTGCCGATAAAGAAACCTTCAACATGCCTTGGGGCAAGTTGATGATGTGGATTTTCTTATTAAGTGACACTTTTATCTTTAGTATTTTCTTAACCAGTTATATGAAAGTTAGGATGACGACTACTGTAGAGTGGCCAAGTTCAAGTGAAGTTTTTGCCCTTACTATTGCGGGTAACCACATACCATTAGTTTTGATCGCCATAATGACATTCATCCTGATCACCAGTAGTGGCACCATGGCAATGGCGGTCAACTTTGCTTACAAAGGGGATAAATCAAAGACTTTTTATTTGATGATTATAACTGCAGTGTTAGGTGCATCATTTGTTGGTATGCAAGCATTCGAGTGGACAAAATTGATTGTTGATGAAGGTATCAGACCTTGGGGAAATCCTATGGGTGCCGCTCAATTCGGCTCTATCTTTTTCATGATCACCGGTTTTCATGGCCTGCACGTAAGTTGTGGTGTTATTTATTTGGCGATTGTCGCCAATAAAGTACGCAAAGGTGATTATGATAAAAAAGGCTTCCATATTGTCGAAATCACCGGTTTGTATTGGCATTTTGTCGATTTAGTTTGGGTGTTTATTTTCGCCTTTTTCTACCTTTGGTAA